ATAGCAGAACGTTTGGATATTGCTAAAATATTAGCTCGTTCGGCTAAAAATTTAGACGGAGGTTACGCTATGGCTGGTTTATTAGGACATGGAGATGCTTTTGTTTTTAGAGACCCTGCAGGAATTCGTCCAGCTTATTTTTATCAAGACGATGAAGTTGTAGTAGTGGCTTCAGAAAGACCTGTTATTCAAACCGTATTCAATGTTCCATTTGACAGTGTTCAGGAAATTGATCCCGGAAATGCTTTGATTATCAAGAAAAACGGAAAAGTTTCTATGAATCAAATTTTGGAGCCAACCGTAAAAAAAGCATGTTCATTTGAAAGAATTTACTTTTCAAGAGGAAGTGACGCCGAAATTTATCAAGAGCGTAAAGATTTAGGGAAATTAATTTTACCTGCAGTTCTTAAAGCTATTGACAGCGATACTGATAATACTGTTTTCTCTTATATTCCAAACACAGCCGAAACCTCATTTTATGGTTTGGTCGAAGCTGCTCAGGATTTCTTAAACCAGAGAAAAAACAATTATATTCTAGAAAATAGAAATACACTTACTGCTGAAACGCTTCAGGAACTTTTATCTGTAAAAATACGTACAGAAAAAGTAGCCATTAAAGATGCTAAACTTAGAACTTTTATTACCGAAGACAGCAGTCGTGATGATTTAGTGGCTCACGTTTATGACGTTACTTACGGCGTAATTAAACCAGAAGACAATTTAGTTATTATTGACGACAGTATTGTTCGTGGTACAACACTGAAAATGAGTATCATTAAAATGATGGATCGTTTGAAACCAAAACGTATTGTAATTGTTTCATCGGCTCCTCAAATTCGTTATCCAGATTGTTACGGAATCGATATGGCAAAACTAGAAGGTTTAGTTGCTTTTAGAGCAGCACTTGCTTTATTAAAAGAAAGAAACTTATACCATATTGTAGATGAAGTTTACGCTAAATGTAAAGCACAAGAAAATTTCGCTGATAAAGACGTTGTAAATTACGTAACAGAAATTTACAGCCAATTTACACAAGACGAAATCTCAGATAAAATTGCAGAAATGTTAAGTTCGCCAGAAATCAACGCCGAAGTAAAAATCATTTTCCAAACTGTGGAGGATTTACACAAAGCTTGTCCTAAAAACTTAGGTGACTGGTACTTTACAGGAGACTATCCTACTCCGGGAGGAAATCGTGTGGTAAACCGTGCATTTATGAATTTTTATGAAGGAAAAGACGCGCGAGCTTATTAAAAAAGTATTAAAAAAAGGTTAATTTGTGCATTTCATCGGTTTTTTTTGCCGTTTATCCTGTTTCTTTGGTAAAGATGAAAAGCTACAATACTTTTGAGATACCATAACATTAGTAGGTTAAGTTTATGGTAGATTTGGGGCAAAAAGGGTGGAAGCAATTCCACCTTTTTTATTTATAATACACTCAAGTATTTCGATTTTAGACCCTTATAATTCACTTTGTCGGATATTTTTACCATTCATCTAGATTATTTTTTTCATTAAAATAGCTGCCATACATTTACTGAACCATAACATTAGTAGGTTAAGTTTATGGTAGATTTGGGGCAAAAAAGGTGGAAGTGATTCCGCCTTTTTTATTTTCCTTTTTTCAGAAAATAGAGAAAAGATTAAAGAAAACAGATAAATTCTTGAAATAAAAAAAAGACGAACGCCTTTCGGCACTCGTCTTTTTTCTATGTTCTTTACTCTATTTTCTTATTTATCTAAAGCAAATCTTCTTGCAACTTCAGTCCAGTTAATTACATTGAAGAAAGCTTCGATATAATCTGGTCTTCTGTTTTGGTAGTTTAGGTAGTAAGCATGTTCCCAAACATCCATTCCTAAGATTGGAGTTCCACCGTTTCCAGCAACTTCTGGCATTAATGGATTATCTTGATTTGGAGTTCCTACTACTTCTAATTTTCCACCTTTTTGAACAACTAACCAAGCCCATCCTGAACCAAATTGTCCAGCACCAGCTTTAGCGAATTTTGCTTTAAATTCTTCGAAAGATCCGAAAGAAGATTCAATAGCAGCTAATAAATCACCTGTTGGCAATCCTCCTCCATTTGGAGACATTACAGTCCAGAATAAATTGTGGTTATAGAAACCTCCACCATTGTTACGAACCGCTGCGTTTGATTTATCTAAATTGATCAAGATGTTTTCGATTGTTTTTCCTTCTAAATCTGTTCCTGCAATTGCTGCATTTAGATTTGTTGTATAAGCGTTGTGGTGCTTTGTATGATGGATTTCCATTGTACGAGCATCAATATGTGGTTCTAATGCATCGTATGCATAAGGTAATTGTGGTAATTCAAAAGCCATGATATTTCTATTTTTATGGTTTATTAATAATTTATCCCAAATTTAGACATTTAACTTTGGAATTGAAAATACTATTTCGTTATAATTGAATTAAATTAACTGATAATTTGCTTTTTTGTTATACAAAATACTGTAAATCTTTATTTTCCATTAAATGCAGTCATGGTGTTTTCTAAACCGGCAGTTCCAAAAGTTTTAATTATTTCTGCCGAAATTTCTAAACGTTCTGGTAATTTCGCTTCTTCTTCAGCATTCCATTCTCCTAAAACATAATCTACCTGCTGTCCCTTTTTAAATTGGTCACTGATACCAAATCTATAACGCGTATAATTTTGTGTGTTCAAAACCAAATTGATATTTTTAAGTCCGTTATGTCCTCCATCGCTTCCTTTTGGTTTAATTCTAATTGTTCCGAAAGACAAATTCAAGTCGTCTGTAATGACCAAAATATTTTCAAGTGGAATATTTTCTTTATCCATCCAATATTTTACGGCTTTTCCACTAAGATTCATATAAGTATTGGGCTTCAAAAGAAAAAAGGTTCTTCCTTTAAACTTATATTCGGCTAAAGCTCCCAATTTTACGGTTTCAAAAGAAAGACCTTCTTTTTTAGCTAAAAAGTCAAGCACTTTAAATCCAATGTTGTGTCGGGTATTTACATATTCAGCTCCGATATTTCCTAATCCGACGATTAAATATTTCTTCATGTTATCTATGTTCTCTTCTTTTGGTGTTGATGAAAACAGTTTTGTTATCCATTTTATCATTTGGCAAAAGTAAACTTAATTAGATAATTTGGCAATGTGTCAATTAGATAATTTCCAGCCAGCTATGATTTAACCGCAAAGTACGCAAAGAGTTTTAGCAGAGTACATGAAGTTTTTCACCTCTAATATGAGTAAATCTCAGATTAAAAGTTCACAAAGTTTGATTTAGACACAGCTTTGCGAACTTAATATTTAGTATTTATTACGCTCGAAACCAAATATCTCAGCGTGCGTTAAAAAACGCATGACTTGACCACAAAATTGGCAGAGGTTTTACAAGCTCAGCATCTTAGCCACTTAGAACCTTAAAAAAAAGCCCCAATCGTAAGATTGAGGCTTTCTTATATAGAGTTTGAAAAAAATTATTTTTTCTTTCCTTTTGCAGGAGCTTTTGCAGCTTTTGCAGCTTCTTGAGCAGCTTTCATAGCAGCACGAGAGATTCTTACCTGAGCAACAACTGTGTTGTCTGGGTGCATAACTTTGTACTCTGGTTTTCCAACTTTAGTAACATATAATTTGTTACCCATTTCAAGTGGAGTGATGTCAGCTTCAACGAAATCAGGAAGATTTGCTGGTAAAGCTTTAACTTTTAATTTACGTTGGTTTAAACGTAAAACACCTCCCGCAAGAACACCTTTAGATGTACCAACGATTTTCACAGGAACTTCCATTGTGATTTCTTTATCATCAAATAATTGGAAGAAGTCGATGTGTAAAATTTTGTCAGTTACTGGGTGAACTTGGATATCTTGCAAAATTGCATTGAATGATTTTCCTTTTCCAAGCTCAATCACAACTGTGTGTGCATTTGGAGTGTAAACCAAGTTTTTGAACGCTGCAGCGTCTGCTGAGAAGTGTACTGCTTGATTTCCTCCGTATAACACGCAAGGAACCGCTCCAGCATTACGTAAGGCTTTAGTTGACACTTTGCCCACGCTTTCTCTTTCTGATCCTTTAATTGTAATCGATTTCATTGTAAAAAAATATAGTTATTAATATAAATATTCTAATTTGCTACGCTTTTAAGCAATATGCTTTAAGCTTTTTTTCACATTATGTAATGGAGCGACTATTGCTTTTTACATGATGAATTTTCCACTAATGGAATTGTTGTGGTGTACCATATGCATAACTTCTGCAAATAGAGGCGCACAACTCACTACTCTAATTTTATCTGAATGTCTCTTTAACGGAATAGAATCGGTTACAATTAATTCTGTCAATTTTGAGTTTTCAATTTTCTCATACGCACCGCCAGATAAAATAGCATGTGTACAAATTGCTCGAACGCTTAGTGCTCCTTTTTCGATCATTAGGTCTGCCGCTTTTGCTAAAGTTCCTCCTGTATCGATCATATCATCTACTAAGATTACGTTACGACCTTTAACTTCACCAATCAATTCCATAGTGTCGATAACGTTGGCTGCTTTTCTTTGTTTGTAACAGATTACTACATCTGATTCTAAAAACTTAGAGTAAGCATAAGCTCTTTTTGAACCTCCCATATCTGGAGATGCAATGGTTAAATTTTCTAAATTTAAACTTTGCACGTAAGGCAAAAAGATGGTAGATGCAAATAAATGATCTACTGGTTTTTCAAAGAATCCTTGAATTTGGTCTGCATGCAGATCCATTGTCATGATTCTTGTTGCTCCTGCAGCAGTTAATAGGTTTGCTACTAACTTTGCCCCAATTGGAACTCTTGGTTTGTCTTTTCTATCTTGTCTTGCCCAACCAAAATAAGGCATAACAGCTGTAATATGTCTTGCAGATGCGCGCTTTGCAGCATCAATCATTAACAACAATTCCATCAGATTATCTGCACTTGGAAAAGTTGAACATACGATAAACACTCGCAAACCTCTTATTGATTCTTCGTAAGACGGCTGAAATTCTCCGTCACTATACGTTGACATCGTTACTTTTCCTAACGGAATTCCGTATTGTTCTGCAATTTTTTCTGCAAGATAAACACTTTGTGAACAAGCAAAAATTTTAGCTTCTGGTTCTAGGTGCGACATTATAATGTGTTGTTTTTACGCCGCTGCGGTTTTACAATTTTACTTTATCGTTTTAGAGAAAATAAAAGCCGTATAAATGCCTCGGGTGTAGTTAGTTGTGTGTGCGTCGTTTTAACGAGCTGCAAATTTATAAAATTTATTGAACACTGAAAGGAAATATTTAAGTATTTTATTAGAATTTTTAATTTTATTTTTTACATTTGCACCGTGTTAAAGCAATGGGCACATTATTGATCTCATTGTATTGCGTTAAAATAATTTTTATGAATTATTTTTTCGTCTGCTAAGCCCGGATGGCGGAATTGGTAGACGCGCTGGTCTCAAACACCTGTGGGAAACCGTGCCGGTTCGACTCCGGCTCCGGGTACTTAAAACCTCTTCTTAACGGAAGAGGTTTTTTCTTTTTATGTTGATTGAGATTTAAAAATTTTCTCTTCAATTTATAGTTTACAATAGGCGTTATTTAATCTATAGCGTTTTAGGTCAGTTTTATTATAAACATTCTTCTGTTTTAAAAACAAAATCTTTTTTAAGTTATGGTTTTCCATAACATTCTTGTAGTTTTTGTATTACATTTGTATTAAATGTAACATTCATTATATTCGTAATTTTTATATCCTTTATTACTTTAAAGAAAATGAGATACAGCTTTTTTTATTCTATAATGATATCTATTTTATTCTTAAATAATTTTTACTCTCAAAAACTTACAGAGAATAAAATAGATGAATTCACAAAACAATCAATTCAAAAAACTAGTTGGGAAACGCTTTTTTCTACAACGAAAGGAACATCTTATTTTAGAATATCAAAAATTGACAATATACTTTTTGTACAACTGAAATTTAGATTAAATGAAGGCTTCGAAACAAAATCTTTTTCAATTGAAAAAAATCAAGAATTAATGTTTAAAACTAAAGAAGGCGAAATTATAACTTTAAAAAATCTAAAATCTACAGTAACTTGTGTGGGTTGTGGAGCAATAAGCTTTAATGCATCTCAAGCTCTTGGGATAGAAGTTTCATATCAAATGAGTGAAGAACAGTTTAACATACTCAAAAATAGCTTTTTAGAAAAGATAAGAATATATACAGATATTGATTATAAAGAGTTCGAAATAAAGAAAAAGAATGCCCTTTTATTCACCAATTCTCTTAAACTTATTCACTAGGATTTTCTAAATATCTTTTTCTATTCTACGACACAACTCGCATTATGCAAAACCGAAAAATTGCACGAATTAGCAATAAAACACAATTGATTTGCTTTTTGATGCAATTCTAAAGCCAATTCAACTTTATCTGGATTTGTAATTGTAACTTTTGGATTTAATCGAACTTCTGTAAAACGCCCGCTTCCGTCTGGATTTACTTCTAAGGTAGCTTCAGCGTTATCTGAATAACTGATGACTTCTATTCCGTTTTGGGAGCAGACATATAAGTATGACATCATGTGGCAGGAAACCAAACTGCTCAATAATAAATCTTCTGGATTGTATAATTCTGGATCTCCTTTGAAGGCTTTGGCTGCTGAAACGTCTAAAACTGGTTTTCCTTCAATTTGAATTTGATGGCTTTTACTATAGAATCTTTTAGATGAATCTTCTTGATTTTGTTTTGAAGTCCAGTTTAATTTTGCTTTGAATAGATGTTTAAACGCCATAATTTTTTCTGCCACGAATTCACGAATTAATATAGATTGAGATAAATGAAAAAATCTAATTTCACAAATTTCATAATCTAAAATTCGTGAATTCATGGCTAAAAAACAAAAAACCTCAAAAGCAATTAACTTTCGAGGTTTCATAGAGAACTAAACTAGTAAACAAATTCTAAAACTATTTCTTTACTGAGAATTTAAAGGTAGTTTTAGTCTTATAATTTTCTCCCGGGTTTAAAACCGTTGTTGGGAAATTTTTCTGGTTTGGAGAATCTGGATAATGTTCTGTTTCTAGACATAATCCTGTTCTGTGGGCAAACGTTCCTCCATTTGGCATTGGCAATGTTCCGTCTAGGAAATTTCCAGAGTAGAACTGAATTCCAGGTTCGTCTGTTGTCATTTCCATAACTCTTCCGCTTGCTTCGTGGTATACTTTTGCAATGATTGTTTTTCCTTTTTCAGGATTGTTCAGTACCCAGCAATGATCGTAACCTTTTCCTCTTTCTAATTGCTCGTTTTTAGCATTGATGTCTTTTCCAATTAATTTTGGAGTTCTGAAATCGAAAGGCGTACCTGCAACATCATCTAATTTTCCTGTTGGAATCAAAGTCGCGTCTACTGGAACTAATTTATCTGCATTTAAAGTCAATTCGTGATCTAAGATTGTTTTGGTAAAATCTCCAGACAAGTTGAAATAGGAATGTTGTGTTAAGTTAACCACTGTTTTCTTGTCAGTTGTTGCTTCATACAAAACTTCTAGTTGATTATCGTTTGTCAAGGTATAAGTTACAAAAACTTTAAGATTTCCTGGATATCCTTCTTCCATATCCTTACTTACATAAGATAATTTTAAAGAAGCCGTATCTCCAGATTTAACCTCATCTGCTTTCCAGACTACGTTGAAAAATCCTTGCGGACCTCCGTGCAAAGCATTTGGCGCATTGTTAATGGCTAACTGATATTCTTTTCCATCTAATGAAAATTTACCTTTTGCAATTCGGTTTCCGAATCTTCCAATCAAAGCTCCAAAAAATGGGTTTTCTTTTTCGTATTGTGCCAAAGAACTGAATCCAATTACTACATTTTCAGAAACACCAGTTTTATTTGGTACTTTTAAATCTGTAATTCTTCCTCCAAAAGTGATGATGTCAACTTCCATCCCATTTTGGTTTTTCAGTTTATAACTCTCGACTTTTTGACCTTTAGCGGTTGTTCCGTACTCTGATTTTTCGATTGTAACTTGTGCTTTCTTATCTGAAGAAACTGTAGCTTCATCCATTTTTTTATCGTTTTTGCATTGAACAGAAATTGCGGACAGACTTAATAGGCTTATCCCGAAAATACAACGTTTTAATACATTCATAAATGATAGTTTTTTGGTTTGTAAAAGGTTAAATGTTAGATGTAAAATGTCAGATGCGAAATTTAATCATTTTAAAAATGTAAAATTTACCTTTTTAAGATTTTTCACATTTTACATCTTACAAATTACATTTTACTGCTTTACAGGCCGTGTTGGAATAAATGAAAATAGGCTTCGTTGGCATTAATTTTATCTTTAAACTCTCTTACTGTTGTTTTCTCATCAATTACCAATAATTCGATTCCTGCGATGTCTGCGAAATCTTCCATATATTCTGTTGTAATTGACTGGCTGTAAACGGTATGGTGCGCCCCACCAGCTAAAATCCAAGCGGTTGCTGCCACTTCTAAATTTGGTTTACAATCCCAAAGAACGCGCGCCACTGGAAGTTTTGGTAATTCTGCCATTGGTTTTACTGCTTCAACTTCGTTCACGATTAAACGGAAACGAGTTCCTATATCAACTAACGAAACATTGATCGCATCACCTGCAGGAGAGTTGAATACCAAACGAGCTGGATCTTCTTTTCCTCCAATTCCTAATGGATGCACTTCACAAGAAGGTTTTCCGTCAGCAATGGATGGACAGATTTCCAACATGTGAGAACCTAAAACATATGATTTCTGTGGTGTAAAGTGGTATGTATAATCTTCCATGAAAGAAGTTCCGCCTTCTAAACCAACACACATTACTTTTAAAGCTCTAACCATTGCAGCGGTTTTCCAGTCTCCTTCGCCGCCAAAACCATAACCATCGGCCATTAATCTTTGTGTAGCGATTCCTGGCAATTGTTTCCAAACCCCAAGGTTTTCAAATGTATCTGTAAAAGCTCCGAATCCTCCTTCTTCAAGGAAAGCTCTTAATCCTAATTCGATTTTTGCAGCTTCCACTAAAGAACTTCTTTGCGCGCCGCCTTCTTTTAAAGAATCGGTTAAGTTATAAGAAGACTCATAAACGGCTAATAAATCAGCCAATTGTTTGTCTGTTACTTTTTCGATATGTTTGGTTACATCTGAAGAATCGTATCCATTTACTGAAACTCCAAAACGAATTTGAGCTTCTACCTTATCACCTTCTGTAACGGCAACTTCACGCATATTGTCTCCAATACGAGCCACTTTTAAGTTTTGAAGTTCGTCCCATCCAAGAGCAACTCTTGACCAGATTCCTAATTGTTTTTGAACTCTTTGATCTTCCCAATGTCCAACTACAACTTTACGTTTTTTACGCAAACGAGACATGATGAAACCAAATTCACGATCTCCATGAGCCGATTGGTTTAAGTTCATGAAATCCATATCGATGCTTCCCCACGGAATTTCAGCATTGTATTGTGTATGTAAATGACATAATGGTTTTTTAAGGATATTTAATCCGCCAATCCACATTTTTGCTGGAGAAAAAGTATGCATCCAAGCAATAATTCCGATACAGTTTTTAGCGGAGTTTGCCGCCAGACATACATCTAAAATCTGCGAAGGCGATTTTACCACATCTTTATACACCACTTTTACCGGAATTGAAGATGAAGTGTCTAATCCTTTTGCTATTATTTGAGAATGTTCTGCTACTTTTCTAAGTGTTTCTTCACCGTATAATTCCTGGCTTCCTACTACAAACCATACTTCTTTTTGAGAAATGTCTATCATTGTTTTGTTTATTTGTTTCAAGTTTTCTTTGTTTCAAGTTTTACGTTCTCAAAATGCCGAAAATCTTATTGTTATATTATTATTTTTGTTTTTGTTTGTTTCACGTTTCAAGTTTCAAGTTTCACGTTCCAACAACTTGAAACAAAAAAAACCTGAAACCTGAAACTAAAAATTACTGTCCATAGTACGAATCTTTTCCGTGTTTACGGTTGTAATGTTTCTTTATTAAGGAATCTTTTAATCTTGGTGCGTTTGGATTTATTTGTAAAGTCAGGTACGCCATTTCTGCCACGACTTCTAATACTTTGCTGTTGTAAACCGCTTTTGCCGCATTTTTTCCCCAAGCAAATGGCCCGTGATTTCCAATTAAAATCATTTCTACTTCTTCATAAGAAAGATTTTTTTCTTTGAAGCAATCCAAAATCTGAATTCCGGTATTGTGTTCGTAGTTTCCTTCAATCAGATGATCTGCCATCGGGGGCGCACACGGAATATCAGCTGTTAAATGATCGGCATGTGTAGTTCCGAAAATTGGAATATCCTGCTGTGATTGTGCCCACGCCACAGAATATGTTGCGTGCGTATGTGCGACTCCACCAATATTGGGCCAGTGTTTATACAAATATGCATGTGTTTTGGTATCTGAAGATGGACGCAGATTTCCTTCGACAACATTGTTGTCAAAATCGACGATTACGATATCTTCAGGTTTTAAATCTTCGTAAGGAACGCCGCTTGGCTTAATGGCAAAAACACCATTTTTTCTGTCTACAGCGCTTACGTTTCCGAAAGTATACACCACCAAATTCAATGCATTTAACTGCATATTGGCTTCGTAACATTCTTGTTTTAAATCTTTATAAAGAGAACTCATTTTGAGAGATTTTAATAGTTGGATCTGCAAAAGCACTTAATTGTTCGTAAGCTATTAGCAGTTTATGATAAGCTGCCACTTTATCTAATTGAGGGAAATATTCTCCGTCAAAATCACTTCCGATTTTTTGGCTTGCTTCGATTACGTTTGGATAAATTCCAGCTGCAACGGCTGCATAAATTGCCGCACCTAAAGCAGGAGTCTGGTCTGAAGCTGCCACTTTAATTGGCTTGTTTAAAACGTTGGCCAAAGTCTGCATGATAAAAGGTGATTTACGAGCAACACCACCAATTCCGATAACGCTATCGATTTTTACGCCTTCTTCTTCAAAACGGTCTACAATTTTCTTTGCTCCAAAACAGATTGCGTTTACTAAAGCTTTGAAAATATGAGGCGCTTTTGTTCCTAAAGATAAATTTGAAATCGCGCTTTTCACTTCCTGATTGGCATCTGGAGTTCTTCGTCCGTTAATCCAGTCTAAAGCAATTGGAAGACTTTCTGAAACTGGGATTTTCTCTGCTTCTTTGGTTAATTCAACAATTAATTTATCGCTGAATTCCTCTCTTAATTGTTCTTTTTGAGCGTCATTTAAAGTTGATGAAGAAGCTAATAAATGTTCTGTCGGCCACATTAATAATTCCTTGTACCAAGCCAATAAATCACCAAATGCCGATTGTCCTGCTTCCAGACCAATAAATCCTGGAATTACAGATCCGTCCACTTGACCGCAGATACCGCGAACGGTTTTTGTTCCTACTTCCTCATAAGAACCAACTAGGATATCGCAAGTTGAAGTTCCCATAACACGAACTAAAGTGTTCTCTTCGATTTTAGCTCCAACTGCCCCTGAATGTGCGTCGAAAGTTCCAACAGCCACAACTGTATCTGTAGAAAGTCCTAAACGGTCTGCCCATTCTTTGCTTAATTTTCCAGCAACTAAATCTGAAGTATATGTTTCATCGTATAAATTGCCACGTAAAGTCGCTAAATACGGATGTAATTTTTCTAAAAATTCAACTGGCGGTAATCCGTTCCAGTCTTCGTGCCACATGGCTTTGTGACCTGCTGCACAACGGCTTCTTTTGAAGGTTTTTAAATCTTTATCTTCAATTAATAAATACGTCATTAAATCGCAGTGCTCCATCCAAGTGTGAGCGGCATTTCTAACCGCTTCATCTTGTCTTGCAATGTGAAGGATTTTTGCCCAAAACCATTCCGAAGAATAAATTCCTCCAACGTATTTGGTCACGTCTTCTCCGCCCCAGCTTACTGCCAGTTCGTTGATTTCGTTTGCTTCATTTATTGCGGTGTGGTCTTTCCATAAAACCATCATGGCATTTGGGTTTTCTTCAAAACCTTTTGTCAATGCTAATGGCGTTCCATCTTTTGTAACTGGAACAGGTGAAGATCCGGTTGTGTCAATACAAATTCCGCGAACCAATGACGGATCAACTTTACTTTCCTTTACAACATTTTGAATCGTAGTTTCCAGTCCTTCGATATGATCCAAAGGATGCTGGCGAAATTGGTTTATAGAGGCGTCACAATATTGCTTGTTTTTCCATCTTTTGTAATGAGAAACATTCGATGCCAGCTCCTGCCCATTTTCTGTGTCAATAAGCACCGCGCGAACAGAATCTGTTCCGTAGTCCAATCCTATTACATAATTTTTCATTCGTATTTATTTAAAATATTGACAAATATAATTATAAAAAAATTATAAGTGTTTAAAAAACACTTAATATGGTTGTGCGTCTCGATTTTTTACAAAAAATGCATTAAAACGAAGATTTTGGATCAAAACAAAAAACAAATGTTAATGTTACATTTATTATGTTGCGATTATTTCATCTTAATTTTCAAAACAGTTACAGAATAAGGAGCAAAATCGTATTGAACTTTGCTTCCATTAACTTTAAACTGGTTCTCTTTTGGACTGATTTTGGTTGGCGCTGCAAATGAATTTTCGTCATTTAATCCGTCTCCTTTCAACGTAACCGCTGTTCCTTTTGAGTCTAATTTTGCTCCTTTAAAATCAATTGATGCATTTTGAGATGAAGCCGAAGTGTTTACGATTTTCAGAATTACTTCTTTCGTATTTACATCTTTTACTGCAGAAGCAAACAAATCATTTTGTCCTGTAATGGCTTTTCCATCTTTTGTAATGCTTAATAAATCTGTTCCTTTATGGTTTGAAAACAGTTTTTGCACATAATAATTTGGTGTTCCAAATGATTGCAAATTGTTGAACCAAATCATATCAGGTGTCCATTGCCAGCCTTCTTCATGAGCTAATAATGGTGCATAAGAGGTTAAATGAACTACCTCAGC
This is a stretch of genomic DNA from Flavobacterium endoglycinae. It encodes these proteins:
- a CDS encoding amidophosphoribosyltransferase; the protein is MSDALKHECGIALVRLLKPLEYYKEKYGTAFYGIQKMYLMMEKQHNRGQDGAGFASIKFDVDPGQRYISRVRSNHAQPIQDVFKQINERISEELKANLELGDDMKELKANIPYIGELFLGHVRYGTFGKNSIESVHPFLRQSNWMHRNLILAGNFNMTNVKELFENLVELGQHPKEMADTVTVMEKIGHFLDKEVMQLYQDCKAEGYSKKDASPVIAERLDIAKILARSAKNLDGGYAMAGLLGHGDAFVFRDPAGIRPAYFYQDDEVVVVASERPVIQTVFNVPFDSVQEIDPGNALIIKKNGKVSMNQILEPTVKKACSFERIYFSRGSDAEIYQERKDLGKLILPAVLKAIDSDTDNTVFSYIPNTAETSFYGLVEAAQDFLNQRKNNYILENRNTLTAETLQELLSVKIRTEKVAIKDAKLRTFITEDSSRDDLVAHVYDVTYGVIKPEDNLVIIDDSIVRGTTLKMSIIKMMDRLKPKRIVIVSSAPQIRYPDCYGIDMAKLEGLVAFRAALALLKERNLYHIVDEVYAKCKAQENFADKDVVNYVTEIYSQFTQDEISDKIAEMLSSPEINAEVKIIFQTVEDLHKACPKNLGDWYFTGDYPTPGGNRVVNRAFMNFYEGKDARAY
- a CDS encoding superoxide dismutase, which translates into the protein MAFELPQLPYAYDALEPHIDARTMEIHHTKHHNAYTTNLNAAIAGTDLEGKTIENILINLDKSNAAVRNNGGGFYNHNLFWTVMSPNGGGLPTGDLLAAIESSFGSFEEFKAKFAKAGAGQFGSGWAWLVVQKGGKLEVVGTPNQDNPLMPEVAGNGGTPILGMDVWEHAYYLNYQNRRPDYIEAFFNVINWTEVARRFALDK
- the pth gene encoding aminoacyl-tRNA hydrolase translates to MIKWITKLFSSTPKEENIDNMKKYLIVGLGNIGAEYVNTRHNIGFKVLDFLAKKEGLSFETVKLGALAEYKFKGRTFFLLKPNTYMNLSGKAVKYWMDKENIPLENILVITDDLNLSFGTIRIKPKGSDGGHNGLKNINLVLNTQNYTRYRFGISDQFKKGQQVDYVLGEWNAEEEAKLPERLEISAEIIKTFGTAGLENTMTAFNGK
- a CDS encoding 50S ribosomal protein L25/general stress protein Ctc, coding for MKSITIKGSERESVGKVSTKALRNAGAVPCVLYGGNQAVHFSADAAAFKNLVYTPNAHTVVIELGKGKSFNAILQDIQVHPVTDKILHIDFFQLFDDKEITMEVPVKIVGTSKGVLAGGVLRLNQRKLKVKALPANLPDFVEADITPLEMGNKLYVTKVGKPEYKVMHPDNTVVAQVRISRAAMKAAQEAAKAAKAPAKGKKK
- a CDS encoding ribose-phosphate pyrophosphokinase, which gives rise to MSHLEPEAKIFACSQSVYLAEKIAEQYGIPLGKVTMSTYSDGEFQPSYEESIRGLRVFIVCSTFPSADNLMELLLMIDAAKRASARHITAVMPYFGWARQDRKDKPRVPIGAKLVANLLTAAGATRIMTMDLHADQIQGFFEKPVDHLFASTIFLPYVQSLNLENLTIASPDMGGSKRAYAYSKFLESDVVICYKQRKAANVIDTMELIGEVKGRNVILVDDMIDTGGTLAKAADLMIEKGALSVRAICTHAILSGGAYEKIENSKLTELIVTDSIPLKRHSDKIRVVSCAPLFAEVMHMVHHNNSISGKFIM
- a CDS encoding OsmC family protein; this translates as MAFKHLFKAKLNWTSKQNQEDSSKRFYSKSHQIQIEGKPVLDVSAAKAFKGDPELYNPEDLLLSSLVSCHMMSYLYVCSQNGIEVISYSDNAEATLEVNPDGSGRFTEVRLNPKVTITNPDKVELALELHQKANQLCFIANSCNFSVLHNASCVVE
- a CDS encoding aldose epimerase family protein, with translation MNVLKRCIFGISLLSLSAISVQCKNDKKMDEATVSSDKKAQVTIEKSEYGTTAKGQKVESYKLKNQNGMEVDIITFGGRITDLKVPNKTGVSENVVIGFSSLAQYEKENPFFGALIGRFGNRIAKGKFSLDGKEYQLAINNAPNALHGGPQGFFNVVWKADEVKSGDTASLKLSYVSKDMEEGYPGNLKVFVTYTLTNDNQLEVLYEATTDKKTVVNLTQHSYFNLSGDFTKTILDHELTLNADKLVPVDATLIPTGKLDDVAGTPFDFRTPKLIGKDINAKNEQLERGKGYDHCWVLNNPEKGKTIIAKVYHEASGRVMEMTTDEPGIQFYSGNFLDGTLPMPNGGTFAHRTGLCLETEHYPDSPNQKNFPTTVLNPGENYKTKTTFKFSVKK
- the araA gene encoding L-arabinose isomerase — encoded protein: MIDISQKEVWFVVGSQELYGEETLRKVAEHSQIIAKGLDTSSSIPVKVVYKDVVKSPSQILDVCLAANSAKNCIGIIAWMHTFSPAKMWIGGLNILKKPLCHLHTQYNAEIPWGSIDMDFMNLNQSAHGDREFGFIMSRLRKKRKVVVGHWEDQRVQKQLGIWSRVALGWDELQNLKVARIGDNMREVAVTEGDKVEAQIRFGVSVNGYDSSDVTKHIEKVTDKQLADLLAVYESSYNLTDSLKEGGAQRSSLVEAAKIELGLRAFLEEGGFGAFTDTFENLGVWKQLPGIATQRLMADGYGFGGEGDWKTAAMVRALKVMCVGLEGGTSFMEDYTYHFTPQKSYVLGSHMLEICPSIADGKPSCEVHPLGIGGKEDPARLVFNSPAGDAINVSLVDIGTRFRLIVNEVEAVKPMAELPKLPVARVLWDCKPNLEVAATAWILAGGAHHTVYSQSITTEYMEDFADIAGIELLVIDEKTTVREFKDKINANEAYFHLFQHGL